In Flavobacterium hankyongi, the genomic window CATGACTTTTAGAGCCATAAAAGTACTTAAAGAAGTCGATTCTATTTTAGCTGAAGACACACGTAATAGCGGAAAATTACTCAAACATTTCGAGATTACTACGCATATGCAAAGCCACCACATGCATAACGAACACAAAACAGTTGAAGGTTTGATAAAACGTATGCAAGCAGGTGAAACAATTGCTTTAATTAGTGATGCCGGAACTCCTGCAATTTCAGATCCGGGCTTTTTATTAACTCGTGCTTGCGTAGAAAATAATATTGAGGTTGAATGTTTACCTGGAGCTACAGCTTTTGTGCCTGCTTTGGTAAATAGTGGTCTCCCTAATGATAAATTTGTTTTTGAAGGCTTTTTACCTGATAAAAAAGGACGTCAAACAAGATATTTAGCTCTTGCCGAAGAAACAAGAACCATGATATTATATGTATCTCCTCATAAATTGATAAAAACTTTAGCCGAATTTGTACAGTATTTTGGTTCTGACAGACAAGTAACTGTATCTAGAGAGTTAT contains:
- the rsmI gene encoding 16S rRNA (cytidine(1402)-2'-O)-methyltransferase, whose amino-acid sequence is MGKLYIVPTPIGNLEDMTFRAIKVLKEVDSILAEDTRNSGKLLKHFEITTHMQSHHMHNEHKTVEGLIKRMQAGETIALISDAGTPAISDPGFLLTRACVENNIEVECLPGATAFVPALVNSGLPNDKFVFEGFLPDKKGRQTRYLALAEETRTMILYVSPHKLIKTLAEFVQYFGSDRQVTVSRELSKLHEETVRGTAEEVLKHFETKPPKGEIVVCVAGKSK